A part of candidate division KSB1 bacterium genomic DNA contains:
- a CDS encoding OmpA family protein has protein sequence MKPLSRAAILFFILLIFCFNLFADQPDSLQVMIKNTQREIGSIRFVQRDTNNLILRVMDKDGNPIDQLSSDQIAISRGNEQAKIIKVTPLQATVETNLNVVLALDNSASMSGSVNELLSSVQLLLSKLRDKSRISVVMFDETEKKDSRFVVQIDNQNLNVQCSDFYSDIQKAMDFIRWNYRSKGLTSRTYLYDMMLVGLKRFEGLPQNLLKVMVVFSDGQDLGSQFALNRVVKEAAAAGVPIYGVDYSDSRELNEILRRVVAAGAGGKVFRAEKAGDLMPVFDAISKEIITEFQVTYRFPIAPSGKIIFQGDSLFITARQIVDEFPMLNYVFFDSNSAEIDGRYHLFSSPNETRDFDETKIQQPLEKYYHLLNVVGSRARNDSTAKLTITGCNMDVGAEKNNLTLSRQRAEAVSRYLEEIWGIQPSRITIRAQNLPNKRSSLTTPEGQAENRRVEITSNQFAILRPIRSEITEFVYRPEIGLFATEINAPEGLQGWEFAAYHDQDPLIKILFDQPKTSINWNWIDLRGQKIRDLDHIEYAIRITDQDGNIFNSPRHRIPIVQKSEASAQFEAQQDTLYEKFSLVLFDFNSAQLSESNQYLMQRVFTRFQEHPDAKIRVFGYCDDIGSEEYNMKLSTERAKMAYNTLKQMKIPAERLSFLGYGELNPLFSNAKPEGRFLNRTVQIQISYTKANQ, from the coding sequence ATGAAGCCCTTGTCTCGTGCAGCGATATTATTTTTCATACTCCTTATCTTCTGTTTTAATCTATTTGCAGATCAACCAGATTCGCTGCAAGTAATGATCAAAAACACTCAGCGCGAGATTGGCAGCATTCGATTTGTACAGCGCGATACGAATAATCTGATCCTGCGGGTAATGGATAAGGACGGAAATCCGATCGACCAGCTCTCATCTGATCAGATTGCGATTTCTCGAGGCAATGAGCAGGCCAAAATCATCAAAGTTACCCCGCTCCAGGCGACTGTGGAGACAAACCTGAATGTGGTGCTGGCGTTGGATAACAGTGCCTCCATGTCTGGTTCGGTAAATGAACTTCTTTCTAGCGTTCAATTATTATTGTCCAAGCTGCGCGATAAGAGCCGCATCAGCGTAGTGATGTTTGACGAAACAGAAAAGAAAGATAGCCGTTTTGTAGTGCAGATCGACAATCAAAATCTGAATGTTCAGTGCTCAGATTTTTATAGCGACATTCAAAAAGCGATGGATTTTATTCGGTGGAATTACCGATCGAAAGGCCTGACATCCAGAACTTACTTGTATGATATGATGTTGGTCGGATTAAAGAGATTTGAGGGCTTGCCCCAAAATTTGCTCAAAGTGATGGTGGTGTTTAGTGATGGTCAGGACCTTGGGAGCCAATTTGCTCTAAATCGGGTGGTGAAAGAGGCGGCTGCGGCAGGTGTTCCGATTTATGGTGTCGATTATAGCGATTCGCGGGAGCTCAACGAGATTCTTCGACGCGTTGTCGCTGCTGGTGCTGGAGGCAAGGTGTTCCGCGCTGAGAAAGCGGGCGATCTCATGCCAGTGTTCGATGCCATTTCAAAAGAAATCATCACCGAGTTTCAAGTCACATACCGCTTCCCCATAGCACCATCAGGGAAGATCATATTTCAAGGTGATAGCCTTTTTATCACTGCCCGGCAGATTGTCGATGAATTTCCAATGCTAAACTATGTGTTCTTTGACAGCAATTCAGCTGAGATCGATGGCCGATATCATTTATTCTCTAGCCCAAATGAGACAAGAGATTTCGATGAAACAAAGATTCAGCAACCGTTGGAAAAATATTATCATCTTTTGAACGTTGTCGGTAGTCGAGCGCGCAATGATTCCACCGCAAAATTGACCATCACAGGATGTAATATGGATGTAGGGGCCGAGAAAAATAATCTAACGCTATCACGGCAACGGGCCGAAGCAGTAAGCCGCTATTTAGAGGAAATCTGGGGGATTCAGCCCAGTCGGATAACGATTCGAGCGCAAAACCTCCCAAACAAAAGGTCCAGTTTGACCACCCCTGAAGGGCAGGCGGAAAATCGACGCGTAGAAATCACTTCGAATCAGTTTGCCATTTTACGACCCATTCGATCTGAGATTACAGAATTTGTTTATCGGCCAGAGATTGGGCTCTTTGCCACCGAGATTAACGCCCCAGAGGGATTGCAGGGCTGGGAATTTGCGGCTTATCACGACCAGGATCCTTTGATCAAAATCTTGTTCGATCAACCGAAAACCAGCATCAATTGGAACTGGATCGATCTTCGCGGGCAAAAAATTCGTGATTTGGATCACATCGAATATGCTATCCGCATTACGGATCAGGACGGAAACATTTTTAATAGCCCGAGACACAGGATCCCAATTGTCCAAAAGAGCGAAGCATCTGCTCAATTTGAAGCTCAACAGGATACTTTGTATGAAAAATTCAGTTTGGTGCTATTCGATTTCAACTCAGCTCAATTGAGTGAAAGCAACCAATATCTGATGCAACGCGTGTTCACCCGATTCCAGGAACATCCCGATGCAAAAATCAGAGTTTTCGGCTATTGCGATGATATCGGAAGCGAAGAATATAACATGAAACTTTCCACCGAGCGGGCAAAAATGGCTTATAATACCCTGAAACAAATGAAGATTCCGGCAGAGCGATTGAGCTTTCTGGGTTACGGCGAATTAAATCCACTATTCAGTAATGCAAAGCCAGAAGGACGTTTTTTAAATCGGACTGTCCAAATCCAAATTAGTTATACAAAGGCAAACCAATGA
- a CDS encoding beta-lactamase family protein produces the protein MKRFIYFLLIFFLCQFSLSAQTVTIAKHPAITSHLQLLTTWIEEQRAYYGWPGIAVGIVYDQDLIWSAGFGFADLEKGLAMTPETVFRIASITKLFTCTAMMQLRDQGKLRLDDPVQKFLPWFKIQNPFSNSPAITIRQLMTHTAGLPREAAFPYWTDHQFPTLEEIIQKLPNQELTYPPETRWKYSNLGIALLGEIVARVSGQDYAGYIEKNILHPLGMSSSSVQLTDELQNRLATGYGRRLPDGTRKIMPLTDAKGLTPAANMSSTVKDLAKFIALQFRESDPNNDLVLKANSLREMQRIHWLQPDWESGWGLGFSITHRNHRTFVGHGGWVAGYRSQLSFCPEDKIGVVVFINAEDGSPSFLANHIYDTIAPAIRAATKIQPSTTPPPSEWQSYLGRYSDPTDWEYEVMILNDRLVLYGFDYPPEDDPMAGIIELTPIAKHTFRMTGENGNGEKLIFELGTDGNVQRVKMGENFIYPIKR, from the coding sequence ATGAAACGATTTATTTATTTCCTTTTGATATTTTTTCTCTGTCAATTTTCTCTTTCAGCTCAAACTGTTACTATTGCGAAGCACCCCGCGATCACTTCACATTTGCAATTATTAACCACCTGGATTGAGGAGCAACGGGCATATTATGGCTGGCCTGGAATTGCTGTGGGAATTGTATACGATCAGGATTTAATCTGGTCGGCTGGATTCGGTTTTGCCGATCTGGAAAAAGGGTTAGCGATGACGCCTGAAACCGTGTTTCGGATTGCCTCGATTACCAAGCTGTTTACCTGCACTGCTATGATGCAATTGCGCGATCAAGGCAAATTAAGACTCGATGACCCAGTGCAAAAATTTCTGCCCTGGTTCAAAATCCAAAATCCATTTTCGAATTCACCAGCCATTACCATTCGACAATTGATGACCCATACTGCCGGCTTGCCGCGCGAAGCAGCTTTTCCATATTGGACCGATCACCAGTTTCCCACCTTAGAAGAAATCATTCAAAAACTACCCAATCAGGAATTGACCTATCCTCCGGAAACCCGATGGAAATACTCCAACCTCGGGATCGCACTGTTGGGTGAGATTGTTGCTCGAGTTTCGGGTCAGGATTATGCGGGTTATATCGAAAAGAATATTCTTCATCCGTTAGGAATGAGCAGCTCCAGTGTTCAACTGACAGATGAGCTCCAAAATCGGCTTGCCACTGGTTATGGCCGACGGTTGCCCGATGGCACGCGAAAGATTATGCCATTGACCGATGCAAAAGGATTGACACCTGCAGCGAATATGTCCTCGACGGTTAAAGATCTCGCCAAATTCATTGCATTGCAATTTCGGGAGAGCGATCCCAATAACGATCTGGTGCTCAAAGCCAATAGTCTGCGCGAGATGCAGCGCATCCATTGGCTCCAGCCCGATTGGGAAAGCGGCTGGGGCTTAGGATTCAGCATCACGCACCGCAATCACCGAACCTTTGTCGGTCATGGTGGCTGGGTGGCCGGCTATCGCAGCCAGCTCTCTTTCTGTCCAGAGGACAAAATCGGGGTTGTTGTGTTTATCAATGCCGAGGACGGTTCGCCCAGCTTCCTTGCCAATCATATTTACGATACGATCGCCCCAGCCATCCGAGCTGCAACGAAAATCCAGCCATCAACAACCCCTCCTCCAAGTGAGTGGCAAAGTTATCTGGGGAGATATAGCGATCCCACGGATTGGGAATATGAGGTGATGATTTTGAACGATCGCTTAGTGCTCTATGGTTTTGACTACCCTCCCGAAGACGACCCGATGGCTGGGATCATCGAGCTTACCCCCATTGCCAAGCACACTTTTCGAATGACTGGTGAAAATGGTAATGGTGAAAAGTTGATCTTTGAATTGGGGACAGATGGAAACGTTCAGCGCGTCAAAATGGGCGAAAATTTTATTTATCCGATCAAACGATGA
- a CDS encoding GNAT family N-acetyltransferase has protein sequence MNSSFEIGQAQPSDIRWIAAAQVAMAAETEGIVLDPTQVVQGVRYIFDHPERGFYILARADQQPIGCLLILKEWSDWRNGDVWWIHSVYVDPSHRKRGVFKQMFQHIEQLARSSQIRGVRLYVDKRNVSAQKVYKKLGMTNEHYELFEKMF, from the coding sequence ATGAACTCATCATTTGAAATTGGTCAGGCTCAGCCCAGCGATATTCGCTGGATCGCAGCAGCTCAGGTAGCCATGGCAGCTGAAACCGAAGGAATTGTACTTGATCCGACGCAAGTTGTGCAAGGCGTTCGATATATTTTCGACCATCCAGAGCGCGGTTTCTACATTTTAGCAAGAGCTGATCAGCAACCGATCGGATGTCTATTAATCCTGAAAGAGTGGAGCGATTGGCGCAATGGCGATGTGTGGTGGATTCATAGCGTCTATGTCGATCCATCTCATCGCAAGCGAGGCGTTTTTAAGCAGATGTTCCAGCATATCGAGCAACTCGCGAGAAGCTCTCAAATCCGAGGAGTGCGGCTCTACGTAGACAAACGCAATGTCAGCGCTCAAAAAGTTTATAAAAAATTAGGGATGACAAACGAGCATTATGAGCTATTTGAAAAGATGTTTTAA